A single genomic interval of Zunongwangia sp. HGR-M22 harbors:
- a CDS encoding NADP-dependent oxidoreductase — MKALQITKYGDIKDSIKIAEVKRPEISGSEILIAVKAAATNPIDYKIVQGHLKDMLQLNLPASIGYDVSGEVVEVGNEVKDFKIGDEIFGRVPQEYMGTVAEFVAVESKVVAHKPENVTFEKTASLPLTGLTAIQAFEKVNIKKDDRVLIHAGSGGVGSFAIQYAKSKGAIVYTTTSNTNLDWVKALGADRVIDYKNEDYKEVANNLDIVFDTLGDDYTLEAFEIIKEGGRVTSIVGPPDAESAKQMGIENYELPEKLAKLIEEKSAKYNHTWMQPNADQLKEIKAMVEDRTIRPTIDLVYPFEDAIKAYEYLASGRAKGKVIVSLSETFENQ, encoded by the coding sequence ATGAAAGCTCTACAAATTACGAAATATGGAGATATCAAAGACAGCATTAAAATTGCTGAAGTAAAGAGACCGGAGATTTCAGGTTCTGAAATACTGATTGCAGTCAAAGCTGCTGCTACCAATCCAATCGATTATAAAATTGTCCAAGGTCACCTAAAAGATATGCTTCAACTTAATTTGCCTGCCTCTATAGGATACGATGTTAGCGGTGAGGTTGTTGAAGTGGGAAATGAAGTTAAAGATTTTAAAATAGGAGATGAAATTTTCGGTAGAGTTCCACAAGAATATATGGGAACCGTTGCCGAATTCGTTGCTGTAGAAAGCAAAGTAGTTGCTCACAAACCCGAAAATGTGACATTTGAAAAAACCGCTTCTCTTCCTTTAACCGGACTCACTGCTATACAGGCTTTTGAAAAAGTGAATATTAAAAAAGATGATCGAGTTTTAATACATGCCGGTTCTGGCGGAGTGGGCAGCTTTGCCATTCAATACGCAAAATCTAAAGGTGCCATCGTTTATACCACGACTAGCAACACCAACCTTGATTGGGTAAAAGCTTTAGGGGCAGACCGTGTAATCGATTATAAAAATGAAGATTACAAAGAGGTTGCCAATAACCTGGATATCGTTTTTGATACACTGGGTGATGACTATACTTTAGAAGCTTTCGAGATTATTAAAGAAGGCGGAAGAGTTACTTCTATAGTTGGTCCTCCGGATGCTGAATCTGCTAAGCAAATGGGAATTGAGAATTACGAGCTGCCCGAAAAACTAGCTAAGCTTATCGAAGAAAAATCAGCTAAATACAATCATACTTGGATGCAACCAAATGCCGATCAGCTAAAGGAGATTAAAGCAATGGTTGAAGATCGAACGATAAGACCTACAATTGATCTTGTTTATCCTTTTGAAGACGCCATAAAAGCATATGAATATTTGGCTAGCGGAAGAGCCAAGGGAAAAGTAATTGTAAGCCTTTCAGAAACTTTTGAGAATCAATAA
- a CDS encoding proline dehydrogenase family protein — protein MIKEKIFNDTETAFRLKSDMELNRAILLFNAMGIPALMKPGIALTKFSLKAKLPIKPLIKNTIFDQFCGGVSIDDCKPIIREMEEVNLSSILDYSVEGKKSEEEFDSAYHVKLELIEFAKEESEIPFAIFKPTALGRFKIWHKVSSHVSLNDKEKEEWERVKGRVEGLCEKANELNVRLYADAEESWMQEAADLLMEEMMMKYNREEALIFNTLQCYRWDRLEYLKGLHNKAKKEGFKIGAKIVRGAYMEKENKRARKRGKVSPICESKEATDVNFNSVMGYCLDNLEDISVFIGTHNEISNYLALQIMEDKGIAKDDQRVWFSQLYGMSDQISYNLASRKYNTAKLVPFGPVKDVVPYLLRRAEENSSVKGQTSRELNLLNREKERRNQTEKLAQASS, from the coding sequence ATGATAAAAGAGAAGATTTTTAACGATACTGAGACAGCTTTTAGGCTAAAATCGGATATGGAACTGAATAGAGCAATTTTGCTTTTCAATGCGATGGGAATTCCGGCGCTAATGAAACCAGGAATTGCGCTTACCAAATTTTCACTGAAAGCGAAATTGCCAATCAAACCTTTAATTAAGAACACAATTTTTGATCAGTTTTGTGGTGGAGTAAGCATTGATGATTGTAAACCCATTATTCGTGAAATGGAGGAGGTGAATTTGTCTAGTATTTTGGACTATTCTGTTGAAGGTAAAAAATCTGAAGAAGAATTTGACTCTGCTTATCATGTAAAGCTTGAACTTATCGAGTTTGCCAAAGAGGAAAGTGAAATTCCTTTTGCAATATTCAAACCGACTGCTCTTGGACGTTTTAAAATCTGGCATAAAGTGAGTTCTCATGTAAGCTTAAACGATAAAGAGAAAGAGGAGTGGGAACGAGTAAAAGGTCGCGTAGAAGGTTTATGCGAAAAAGCTAATGAACTTAATGTAAGGCTTTATGCCGATGCAGAGGAGTCTTGGATGCAAGAGGCGGCTGATCTTTTAATGGAAGAAATGATGATGAAATATAACCGGGAGGAAGCCTTAATATTTAACACATTACAATGCTATCGTTGGGATCGTTTAGAATATTTAAAAGGACTGCATAATAAAGCAAAAAAGGAAGGTTTTAAAATTGGAGCTAAGATCGTTAGAGGTGCATACATGGAAAAAGAAAATAAACGCGCTCGTAAAAGGGGCAAAGTCTCTCCAATATGTGAATCGAAGGAAGCCACAGATGTTAATTTTAATAGTGTTATGGGCTATTGTCTTGATAATTTAGAAGATATTTCAGTCTTTATAGGAACACATAACGAAATTAGTAACTATTTGGCTTTACAGATTATGGAAGATAAAGGTATTGCTAAAGACGATCAGCGTGTATGGTTTAGTCAACTATACGGTATGAGTGATCAAATTAGTTATAATCTAGCAAGTCGAAAATACAATACAGCCAAATTAGTGCCTTTTGGCCCAGTAAAGGATGTGGTTCCCTATCTTTTAAGAAGAGCCGAAGAAAATAGCTCTGTAAAAGGGCAAACAAGTAGAGAGCTTAATCTGTTAAACAGAGAGAAAGAAAGAAGAAATCAAACTGAAAAATTAGCGCAAGCATCAAGCTGA
- a CDS encoding Arm DNA-binding domain-containing protein, producing the protein MRTTQTFMISFFIRKKKNKPEEALLYARISVNGIYIEMSLKRSLEISRWNQSACKLNGSSMESQQLNKKIDDTKALLYKAYDSLQKEDQVITASAVKSRYLGIDKKHYTLTQLLDYHSTKMKGVLKYDTLKNYTTTET; encoded by the coding sequence ATGCGTACCACTCAAACATTTATGATTTCTTTTTTCATCCGCAAAAAAAAAAACAAGCCGGAAGAAGCCCTCCTTTATGCCCGAATATCAGTTAACGGCATTTATATTGAAATGAGCTTAAAACGTAGCTTGGAAATAAGCCGTTGGAACCAGTCAGCCTGCAAGCTAAATGGCAGCAGTATGGAAAGCCAACAACTCAATAAAAAGATAGACGATACCAAGGCACTTTTATATAAAGCTTATGACAGCCTGCAAAAGGAAGATCAGGTAATTACCGCCAGTGCAGTAAAATCAAGATATCTGGGCATTGATAAAAAACATTACACCTTAACCCAATTGTTGGATTATCACTCCACTAAAATGAAAGGTGTTTTGAAATATGACACGTTAAAGAATTATACGACAACAGAAACCTAG
- a CDS encoding PQQ-dependent sugar dehydrogenase, with the protein MKKSLLTIGIATMLFACAEDAKNKDKAENENITDAPQQEQSKVPDPIPAETNENYTTEMVVDGIQIPWGMDFLPDGSMLISDKSGEMIHFKDGKKQKLSNVPEVYIRGQGGLLDIAVHPDYKNNGWIYFTYASPEGEGEGGNTAMGRAKIEGTKLSDVEVLYKAAPNTTRGQHFGSRITFDKDGYLYFSAGERGARDVNPQDITRDNGKVYRLNDDGSIPKDNPFVGKENAKEAIYSYGHRNPQGMILNPETGEIWVHEHGPQGGDEINIVKAGANYGWPIVTYGENYDGTPITEERSKPEFEDPIFYWLPSIAPSGFEYVTSEKYPELKGNLLAGSLKFQYLELLVLDGKKITKREKLVENVGRLRDVVEAPDGIIYLGVEGKGILKLIKKTE; encoded by the coding sequence ATGAAAAAATCACTGTTAACCATAGGAATAGCTACAATGTTATTTGCGTGTGCCGAGGATGCAAAAAATAAAGATAAGGCAGAAAACGAAAATATAACCGATGCCCCTCAGCAGGAACAATCAAAAGTTCCAGATCCAATACCGGCTGAAACTAACGAAAATTACACTACCGAGATGGTTGTTGATGGCATTCAAATTCCTTGGGGAATGGATTTTCTACCAGATGGCAGTATGCTCATCTCCGATAAATCTGGCGAAATGATTCATTTTAAAGATGGGAAAAAACAAAAACTTTCCAATGTTCCTGAAGTGTATATTAGAGGGCAAGGCGGACTTCTAGATATAGCAGTTCATCCAGATTATAAAAATAATGGATGGATCTATTTTACTTATGCTTCTCCAGAAGGAGAAGGTGAAGGAGGAAATACAGCAATGGGCCGCGCCAAAATTGAAGGCACTAAACTTTCAGATGTTGAAGTTTTATATAAAGCGGCACCAAATACAACCAGAGGACAGCATTTTGGATCTAGAATAACTTTCGATAAAGACGGCTATCTTTATTTTTCAGCAGGAGAACGTGGTGCACGTGATGTAAATCCGCAAGACATCACTCGAGATAATGGCAAGGTATACCGGCTGAATGACGACGGAAGCATTCCTAAAGACAATCCATTTGTCGGAAAAGAAAATGCTAAAGAAGCCATTTATTCTTATGGACATCGTAATCCACAGGGAATGATATTAAATCCAGAGACTGGAGAAATTTGGGTGCATGAACATGGGCCACAAGGTGGCGACGAAATCAATATTGTAAAAGCAGGAGCAAATTACGGTTGGCCAATTGTAACATATGGAGAAAACTATGATGGTACACCTATTACAGAAGAACGTAGTAAACCAGAATTTGAAGATCCAATCTTCTACTGGTTGCCGTCTATCGCTCCAAGCGGATTTGAATATGTAACTTCAGAAAAATACCCAGAGTTGAAAGGTAATCTGCTAGCTGGATCACTTAAATTTCAGTATTTAGAACTATTGGTTTTAGACGGAAAGAAAATTACTAAACGTGAAAAATTAGTTGAAAATGTAGGAAGACTAAGAGATGTGGTTGAAGCTCCCGATGGAATTATTTATCTTGGCGTCGAAGGAAAAGGTATTTTGAAATTAATTAAGAAAACAGAATAA
- a CDS encoding c-type cytochrome — MKKLLSIAIILGAMACKSDKKQDAKEEEESYTIPADNASAKKTPLDESIARGKKVYSQLCVTCHLPTGKGIPGTYPPLDGSNWLTEKRTESIRGVKYGMQGPITVNGKEYDNVMTPMGLNNQEVADALNYAMNSWSNNINDMVTEEEVAAVEKTE, encoded by the coding sequence ATGAAAAAGTTATTGAGTATTGCTATTATTCTGGGTGCCATGGCCTGCAAATCAGATAAAAAGCAGGATGCTAAAGAAGAAGAGGAATCTTATACTATCCCGGCAGATAATGCTTCCGCAAAAAAAACACCGTTAGACGAAAGTATTGCGAGAGGGAAAAAAGTATATTCACAACTTTGCGTCACCTGCCATCTCCCTACCGGTAAAGGAATTCCGGGAACTTATCCTCCACTTGATGGTTCTAACTGGTTAACAGAAAAACGTACTGAAAGTATTCGTGGTGTAAAATATGGTATGCAGGGACCAATCACCGTTAATGGGAAAGAATATGATAATGTAATGACGCCAATGGGCTTAAATAATCAAGAAGTTGCAGATGCACTTAACTATGCAATGAACTCCTGGAGCAACAATATCAACGATATGGTAACCGAAGAAGAAGTTGCCGCCGTAGAAAAAACAGAATAA
- the udk gene encoding uridine kinase: MLIIGIAGGTGSGKTTVVNQIIDELKNEEVDVISQDSYYMDTSHLSFEERKKINFDHPKSIDFDLLVSHLKELKSGNNVMQPVYSFKEHNRTGEFIEVHPRKVVIVEGILILAHADIRDMFDIKIYVHADSDERLIRRLKRDIADRGRDLEEVLWRYQTTLKPMHNQFIEPTKEFADLIIPTNRYNTVAVDIVQTIIKDRLS, from the coding sequence ATGCTTATAATTGGAATTGCCGGAGGTACTGGTAGCGGAAAGACTACCGTTGTAAATCAAATAATCGACGAATTAAAAAACGAAGAAGTAGATGTAATATCTCAGGATTCCTATTACATGGATACCAGCCATCTTAGCTTCGAAGAACGTAAAAAGATTAACTTCGACCATCCAAAATCTATAGATTTCGATCTATTGGTTTCTCACCTTAAAGAGCTTAAATCCGGTAATAATGTAATGCAGCCGGTATATTCTTTCAAAGAGCATAACAGAACAGGAGAGTTTATAGAAGTTCACCCTCGTAAAGTAGTGATCGTAGAAGGTATTCTTATCCTTGCCCATGCTGATATTCGAGATATGTTTGATATTAAAATCTATGTACATGCAGATAGTGACGAGCGTTTAATTAGACGTCTTAAACGCGATATTGCAGATCGTGGGCGTGATTTAGAAGAAGTGCTTTGGCGTTACCAAACAACGCTTAAACCAATGCATAACCAGTTTATAGAACCCACCAAAGAATTTGCAGATCTTATAATTCCAACCAATCGTTACAATACAGTAGCTGTTGATATTGTGCAAACAATTATCAAAGATCGCTTATCTTAA
- a CDS encoding FtsB family cell division protein has protein sequence MKLKELRNKKWFKILSNKYILLGLIFAIWMFFLDSNSWFVHHELDQEINELRENKEYYQKEISRDKAIIGTLGDSIELEKFARQKYYMKRPNEDIYIIEYDTID, from the coding sequence ATGAAATTAAAAGAACTTCGTAATAAAAAATGGTTTAAAATACTTAGCAATAAGTATATCCTTTTAGGACTTATTTTCGCCATTTGGATGTTCTTTTTAGATAGTAATTCCTGGTTTGTTCATCACGAATTAGATCAGGAAATTAACGAGCTTAGAGAAAACAAGGAGTATTATCAAAAAGAAATTTCACGGGATAAAGCTATAATTGGCACATTGGGAGATTCGATAGAATTAGAAAAATTTGCCCGCCAAAAATATTACATGAAACGCCCAAACGAAGACATTTATATTATCGAGTACGATACTATAGATTAA
- a CDS encoding methylmalonyl-CoA mutase subunit beta has protein sequence MEQSLFQDFDEVSAKQWKQKIQFELQGSDYQSLVYHSLDGIDVKPFYHQDDKIKGLQINSTQDWSICDQIYVVSEEKSNHRAHQLLKRGAESLWFIIASEEINFEKLFKNFNFECIPVYLKFNFLSPDYLQRLSEFFKEKKAKIYLQIDIIGNLARSGNWFHNLKTDHEILNKILQNSSNFESVISVDTTLYQNAGATIPQQLAYALAHANEYLNHINEVNFISAEIKKKIKLQFLVSSGPNYFFEIAKIRTLRWLFASLAESYGFYKEIFILAQPTKRNKTLYDYNVNLLRTNTESMSAILGGADAIFNLPYDAFYHKNNEFGNRIARNQLLIMKHEAHLNKVKNAAEGAYYIENLTEQFAEKALAIFKDIENGGGFLKQLKESIIQKKIKESAEKEQAKFDAGELILIGTNKYQNAADKMQDEIQLYPFLKKNPRKTLIEPILERRLSEKLEEQRLATEKTVNA, from the coding sequence ATGGAGCAATCATTATTTCAGGATTTTGATGAAGTTTCTGCAAAGCAATGGAAACAAAAAATTCAGTTTGAGCTACAAGGTTCAGATTATCAAAGCCTAGTTTATCATTCTCTAGATGGCATCGATGTTAAACCATTTTACCATCAGGATGATAAGATTAAAGGTTTACAAATAAATTCAACCCAAGACTGGTCTATTTGTGATCAGATCTACGTAGTTTCCGAAGAAAAAAGCAATCACCGCGCACATCAATTATTAAAAAGAGGTGCAGAAAGTTTATGGTTTATAATCGCTTCGGAAGAAATCAATTTTGAAAAATTATTTAAAAATTTCAATTTTGAATGTATTCCTGTTTACTTGAAATTCAACTTTCTTTCACCAGATTATCTACAACGTTTAAGTGAATTCTTCAAAGAAAAAAAAGCTAAAATTTATCTTCAGATAGATATTATTGGGAATTTGGCGCGATCGGGAAACTGGTTTCACAACCTGAAAACAGATCATGAGATTTTAAATAAAATACTTCAGAATTCATCGAATTTCGAGTCAGTTATTTCCGTAGACACTACACTTTATCAAAACGCAGGGGCAACAATTCCGCAGCAATTAGCTTATGCGCTGGCACATGCAAACGAATATCTGAATCATATTAACGAGGTGAATTTTATTTCCGCAGAAATAAAGAAAAAAATTAAACTTCAATTTTTAGTCTCAAGTGGTCCAAATTACTTTTTCGAGATTGCTAAGATTAGAACGTTACGATGGCTTTTTGCAAGTTTGGCTGAGTCTTATGGTTTCTATAAAGAAATTTTTATTCTCGCACAGCCTACAAAACGTAACAAAACATTATACGATTATAACGTAAACTTACTACGTACAAATACCGAAAGTATGAGTGCGATTCTTGGCGGCGCAGATGCTATTTTTAATTTGCCTTACGATGCATTTTATCATAAAAACAACGAATTTGGGAATAGAATTGCGCGAAATCAGCTTTTAATAATGAAGCACGAAGCGCACTTAAATAAAGTAAAAAATGCTGCGGAAGGCGCCTATTATATAGAGAATCTAACCGAACAATTTGCTGAAAAAGCATTGGCTATTTTTAAGGATATTGAAAATGGAGGAGGATTTTTAAAACAACTGAAGGAAAGTATTATTCAGAAAAAAATAAAGGAATCTGCCGAAAAAGAACAGGCGAAATTCGATGCTGGGGAACTTATTTTAATTGGAACCAACAAATATCAAAATGCGGCAGATAAAATGCAGGATGAGATTCAGTTGTATCCTTTTTTAAAGAAAAATCCTAGAAAAACATTAATCGAACCGATTTTAGAGCGGCGATTAAGTGAAAAATTGGAAGAGCAACGATTAGCGACCGAAAAAACTGTAAACGCATAA
- the scpA gene encoding methylmalonyl-CoA mutase, whose protein sequence is MGRKDLKNLQLIDKNISSKSTISRYKTPEEINIKSSYSKEDIKNFEHLNFVAGTAPFLRGPYSTMYLQRPWTIRQYAGFSTAEESNAFYRRNLAAGQKGLSVAFDLATHRGYDSDHERVIGDVGKAGVAIDSVEDMKILFDQIPLDKMSVSMTMNGAVLPILAFYIVAAEEQGVKPAQLSGTIQNDILKEFMVRNTYIYPPTPSMKIIADIFEYTSQHMPKFNSISISGYHMQEAGATSDIELAYTLADGLEYIRKGLEAGMDIDSFAPRLSFFWAIGMNHFMEIAKMRAARMLWAKLVKQFNPKNPKSLSLRTHSQTSGWSLTEQDPFNNVARTSIEAAAAAFGGTQSLHTNALDEAIALPTDFSARIARNTQLHLQQETSITKTVDPWAGSYYVESLTNDIAEKAWKLIEEVEDLGGMTKAIEAGIPKMRIEEAAARKQARIDNETDVIVGTNKYRLKKEDPITTLEVDNQTVQKQQIARLEHLKANRNPTEVKNTLNKLTKAAKSGKENLLALAINAARKRATLGEISDALEVAFGRYKAKIQSFGGVYSKEMKDNKTFLKARKLADQFAEQDGRRPRIMIAKMGQDGHDRGAKVVATAYADVGFDVDIGPLFQTPKEAAKQAVENDVHILGVSSLAAGHKTLVPQVLEELKKLGREDIMVIVGGVIPSQDYQYLFDAGAVAVFGPGTKISDAAVQLLNILIDDN, encoded by the coding sequence ATGGGAAGAAAAGACCTTAAAAATTTACAGTTGATCGATAAAAATATAAGTTCAAAATCTACAATTTCGAGATATAAAACTCCGGAAGAAATCAATATAAAATCTTCGTATTCTAAAGAAGATATTAAAAATTTTGAGCATCTAAATTTTGTGGCCGGCACAGCTCCATTTTTACGCGGGCCATATAGCACTATGTACCTTCAACGACCCTGGACAATTAGGCAATATGCAGGATTTTCTACCGCAGAAGAAAGCAATGCCTTTTACCGTAGAAATTTAGCTGCCGGGCAAAAAGGCCTTTCGGTAGCTTTCGATCTGGCCACTCACCGCGGTTACGATAGTGATCACGAGCGTGTGATTGGCGATGTGGGAAAAGCCGGCGTAGCGATCGATTCAGTTGAAGATATGAAAATTCTTTTCGATCAAATTCCGCTAGATAAAATGTCGGTTTCCATGACGATGAACGGCGCTGTATTACCAATTTTAGCTTTTTACATTGTTGCTGCAGAAGAGCAAGGCGTAAAACCAGCGCAACTTTCAGGAACGATTCAAAATGATATTTTAAAGGAGTTTATGGTGAGAAACACCTACATCTACCCTCCTACTCCGTCGATGAAGATTATCGCAGATATATTTGAGTACACTTCGCAACACATGCCTAAATTCAATAGTATAAGTATTTCAGGCTATCACATGCAGGAAGCTGGTGCGACCAGTGATATCGAATTGGCGTATACGCTTGCTGACGGACTTGAATATATTCGAAAAGGCTTAGAAGCCGGGATGGATATCGATAGTTTTGCACCTCGGCTTTCTTTCTTTTGGGCAATTGGGATGAATCATTTTATGGAGATTGCCAAAATGCGTGCAGCCCGTATGCTTTGGGCAAAATTGGTAAAACAATTCAACCCAAAAAATCCAAAAAGTTTATCACTAAGAACACATTCGCAAACCAGCGGTTGGAGTTTAACCGAGCAAGATCCTTTTAATAATGTTGCGCGGACTTCCATAGAAGCGGCCGCGGCGGCTTTTGGAGGTACGCAAAGTTTACACACCAATGCTTTAGATGAAGCGATTGCTTTACCTACAGATTTTTCAGCAAGAATTGCCAGAAACACACAGTTGCATTTACAGCAGGAAACATCGATCACTAAAACGGTAGATCCATGGGCGGGAAGTTATTATGTTGAAAGTTTAACGAACGATATTGCTGAAAAAGCATGGAAGCTTATTGAAGAAGTTGAAGATCTTGGCGGAATGACCAAGGCTATCGAAGCTGGCATCCCGAAAATGAGAATTGAAGAAGCTGCAGCAAGAAAACAAGCCCGAATTGATAATGAGACCGACGTAATCGTTGGTACTAACAAGTATCGTTTAAAGAAGGAAGATCCAATAACAACGCTTGAAGTTGATAATCAAACTGTACAAAAACAGCAAATAGCACGCTTAGAACATCTTAAAGCTAACCGAAACCCAACTGAAGTCAAAAATACGCTTAATAAGCTTACAAAAGCAGCTAAATCTGGAAAAGAAAATTTGTTGGCTTTAGCCATTAATGCTGCAAGAAAAAGAGCAACGTTGGGAGAAATAAGCGATGCGTTAGAAGTAGCTTTTGGACGATATAAAGCTAAAATTCAATCTTTTGGTGGCGTTTATTCTAAAGAAATGAAAGACAACAAAACTTTTTTAAAAGCCAGAAAACTTGCTGATCAATTTGCCGAGCAGGATGGTCGCCGACCACGAATTATGATCGCAAAAATGGGACAAGATGGGCACGATCGTGGCGCAAAAGTAGTGGCTACCGCTTATGCAGATGTAGGTTTTGATGTAGATATTGGTCCGCTTTTTCAAACCCCTAAAGAGGCTGCAAAACAAGCGGTTGAAAATGATGTACATATTCTAGGAGTTTCTTCTTTAGCCGCAGGACATAAAACTTTGGTGCCGCAAGTTTTAGAAGAACTCAAAAAATTAGGCAGAGAAGATATTATGGTTATTGTTGGCGGTGTGATTCCATCACAGGATTATCAATACTTATTTGATGCTGGTGCCGTGGCTGTTTTTGGCCCCGGAACTAAAATTAGTGATGCCGCAGTACAATTATTAAATATTCTGATTGATGATAATTAG
- a CDS encoding zinc-binding metallopeptidase family protein — MKTFSCSACDNLVFFENDTCEFCGNNLGYWSAEETMLSVEQEFTYNGKKLRYCRNHKFEACNWLIDDSAEDSLCESCQLNDVIPNLDNPKRLLEWQKVEFAKHRLIYSLKRLGLPFSFDLDNGEKLQLQFKILAPDIEAKNGRKLLTGHLSGLITLNVDEANDAKREAMRMQMGEKMRTLLGHFRHEIGHFYWEAIVLNDPKILTEFREIFGDDQKDYGEALDTYYANGPKTNWKQFHITKYASAHAWEDWAETWAHYLHIMDTLETAYYYGLEIQNPVVSSTPEMSIRLDPYSQKDFDKIIDYYISLTLALNSLNRGMGLSDIYPFILSKNVIKKLKFIHNLIRNFKA; from the coding sequence ATGAAAACATTTTCCTGTTCTGCGTGCGATAATCTCGTTTTTTTTGAAAACGATACCTGCGAATTTTGTGGCAATAATTTGGGCTATTGGTCTGCTGAAGAAACTATGCTTTCGGTAGAACAAGAGTTTACCTACAACGGCAAAAAGCTTCGATACTGTAGAAATCACAAATTTGAAGCCTGCAATTGGCTAATTGATGATTCGGCAGAAGATTCTTTATGCGAATCTTGCCAGCTTAACGATGTTATACCTAATCTCGATAATCCAAAAAGATTATTGGAATGGCAAAAAGTAGAGTTTGCAAAACACCGCTTAATCTACAGCTTAAAAAGATTAGGACTACCTTTCTCTTTCGATCTTGATAATGGTGAAAAATTACAACTTCAGTTTAAAATTTTAGCACCCGATATAGAAGCTAAAAATGGCAGAAAATTGCTTACAGGACATCTAAGCGGACTTATAACTTTAAACGTAGACGAAGCAAATGATGCAAAGCGTGAAGCTATGCGCATGCAAATGGGTGAAAAAATGCGTACACTTTTAGGACATTTTAGACACGAAATTGGGCATTTCTACTGGGAAGCGATTGTTCTTAATGATCCTAAAATACTTACTGAATTTCGTGAAATTTTTGGTGATGATCAAAAAGATTATGGCGAAGCTCTGGACACCTATTACGCCAATGGCCCTAAAACTAACTGGAAGCAATTTCATATCACCAAATATGCCTCTGCCCATGCGTGGGAAGATTGGGCTGAAACCTGGGCTCATTATCTTCATATTATGGATACCTTAGAAACTGCCTATTATTATGGCCTTGAGATCCAAAACCCAGTAGTTTCGAGTACTCCAGAGATGAGCATTCGGCTTGATCCTTACTCACAAAAGGATTTTGATAAAATTATCGACTATTATATCTCTCTTACGCTAGCCTTAAATTCCTTAAATCGCGGAATGGGACTTTCAGATATATATCCGTTTATTTTGAGCAAAAACGTCATTAAAAAATTAAAGTTTATCCACAACCTTATTAGAAATTTTAAGGCTTAG
- a CDS encoding LytR/AlgR family response regulator transcription factor translates to MKTLIVEDEVASALMMEKILNDNFPELETLKAENLKFAAEKFEEVKPKILLLDVNLPDGNSIDFLKEIYNKNTHQFKVVFITAFAKYAVAAFQFSALDFILKPFTPSQLISSINKVLESWQEESYKLKLETLLHNQHEPQKRKIVLKTQEDIFVVDIANIIRAQAHNNYTTIYCSSGDSILVSQSLKKIEDQLSISGFIRVHQSHLINTDFISRFQKKTNMLVLTSEEEIPVSVAKRGDLLEYFSKF, encoded by the coding sequence ATGAAAACACTTATAGTTGAAGATGAAGTCGCCTCTGCATTGATGATGGAGAAAATTTTGAACGATAATTTTCCAGAATTGGAGACTTTAAAGGCTGAAAACTTAAAATTTGCTGCTGAAAAATTTGAAGAAGTTAAACCTAAAATTTTATTACTCGATGTAAATTTACCCGACGGTAATTCTATAGATTTTCTAAAAGAGATTTATAATAAAAACACGCACCAATTTAAAGTAGTTTTTATTACTGCGTTTGCTAAATATGCGGTAGCAGCTTTTCAGTTCAGTGCCTTAGATTTTATTTTGAAGCCATTCACACCTAGCCAATTAATCTCGAGTATAAATAAGGTTTTAGAGAGTTGGCAGGAAGAATCTTATAAGCTAAAATTAGAAACCTTATTGCACAATCAGCATGAGCCACAAAAGCGTAAAATTGTTTTGAAAACGCAGGAAGATATTTTTGTGGTCGATATTGCTAATATTATTCGTGCACAAGCGCACAACAACTATACAACTATTTATTGCTCGTCTGGAGATTCCATTTTAGTATCGCAATCTTTAAAGAAAATTGAAGATCAATTATCGATTTCAGGTTTTATTAGAGTGCATCAATCGCATTTAATCAATACAGATTTTATTAGTAGATTTCAAAAGAAAACAAATATGCTTGTGCTTACTTCCGAAGAAGAAATACCTGTTTCTGTCGCAAAAAGGGGAGATTTACTGGAATATTTCAGCAAATTCTAA